Proteins from a genomic interval of Longimicrobium sp.:
- a CDS encoding alpha/beta hydrolase: protein MRRAIAVAALCLSGACTTPAQVAPGPVQAAPTPAAQADAGPLSIGETFTMPSAALNETRRINVYLPPGYQEAAAHRFPVLYMPDGGMAEDFLHVAGLVQVGVGNGTMRPFILIGIENTERRRDMTGPTTVEADRRIAPRVGGSAAFRTFIRTELMPRIRERYRTTDETAIVGESLAGLFVVETFLLEPALFDTYIAFDPSLWWNGQALVRGAGERLRAQPVAGKTVYLASSGDAGLEEPIRTLAADLRASEARGLRWFYHPMPEEKHATIYHPAALRAFRTVFKPAS, encoded by the coding sequence ATGAGACGTGCAATCGCGGTAGCCGCCCTGTGCCTGAGCGGCGCCTGCACCACACCCGCGCAGGTCGCCCCCGGCCCGGTGCAGGCCGCCCCCACTCCCGCCGCGCAGGCCGACGCGGGACCGCTCTCGATCGGCGAGACGTTCACGATGCCGTCCGCCGCGCTGAACGAGACGCGGCGCATCAACGTGTATCTGCCGCCCGGATACCAGGAAGCCGCGGCGCACCGCTTTCCCGTGCTCTACATGCCCGACGGCGGGATGGCGGAGGATTTTCTGCACGTGGCGGGGCTGGTGCAGGTGGGCGTCGGCAACGGGACGATGCGCCCGTTCATCCTCATCGGAATCGAGAACACCGAGCGCCGCCGCGACATGACTGGGCCGACCACGGTGGAGGCCGACAGGCGGATCGCGCCGCGCGTCGGCGGCTCGGCGGCGTTCCGCACGTTCATCCGTACGGAACTGATGCCACGCATCCGCGAGCGCTACCGGACGACCGACGAAACGGCCATCGTGGGCGAATCGCTGGCCGGCCTGTTCGTCGTGGAAACCTTCCTGCTCGAGCCCGCGCTGTTCGACACCTACATCGCCTTCGATCCCAGCCTCTGGTGGAACGGCCAGGCGCTGGTGCGCGGCGCGGGCGAACGCCTTCGCGCGCAGCCCGTCGCGGGGAAGACGGTATACCTGGCCAGCAGCGGGGATGCCGGGCTGGAGGAGCCCATCCGCACGCTGGCGGCGGACCTCCGGGCCAGCGAAGCGCGCGGCCTGCGCTGGTTCTACCACCCGATGCCGGAGGAGAAGCACGCCACGATCTATCACCCTGCGGCGCTGCGTGCCTTTCGCACCGTGTTCAAGCCGGCCTCGTAG